DNA from Mesorhizobium loti R88b:
TCTCGTCGCTCGGCGTCGGGGCCGGTTTCCTGGCCCTGTTCTTCGTGCACGGCGTCGTTGCTGCCGCGATCGTTCTGCTTTTGACGGGCATATGCGAATCCGTGCTTCATCCGACGATCCTGACGGTGATCGCCGATGTGACCGCGCCATCCGCCCATCCCCGCTGGTTCAGCCTGGCGCATGTGAGTTCGAGTGCCGGGCAGATCCTCGGACCGGCCTGCGGGGCCTTGCTGGCGCTCGCGTCGCTGCGCAGCGTGTTTCTCGCCGGCGGAACGATGCTGGTGCTGGGCGGCATCGTGATGCTCTTCGCCCTGAACGAGACGATCGGCATCGGCCGCGCCATCGACGACGATCGCCACGACGGTGAGGCCGATGAAGAGGAGGAGGAAGGCTTGTCCGCGCTGCTGCCGGCGTTCCGCGACGGCCGGTTGGCCAAGCTCCTGCTCTGGGTCGTGCTGTTCGAGGTCGCCGGCAACTGGATCGAGGCGGTGATCCCGCTCTATGCGCATGACGCCGGAACGCTGACAGCTTCAGGCGTTGGCGCGCTGTTCGCCTACGCCGCCGCCTTGATGGTCGGCCTGCAGATGCTGGTCAGCCGGATGGTCGAGGCGCGGTCGGCCCTGTGGCTGACGGTCGGTGCCGGCCTCGCGACGATACTCGCCTTTGCGCTGTTGGCTGCCTCGTCTGCAATGTTGGCGCTCATCGGCGCCGTCAGCCTGTGCTCGATCGCCCAGATGCTGGTCGGGCCGCTGGTGCCGACCGCCGTCAACGCGCTGGCGCCTCCCGCACGACGCGCCTCCTACATGGCGGCTTCGTCGGTAGCGGTCGACCTCAAGGACTCGTTGGGGCCTTCGATCGGTACCGCGCTTTACGCGCTGGCACCGCGCCTGCCCTGGATCGCCGGCATTCCGCTGGTGGCGATCGCATCGCTCGGCCTTGGCGCCGCCATCGGCCGGGCGCGGCGATCTGCAAGCGAATCCAGACAGGATAGCAACGCGGAGGCAATCGACTCCGAACAGCCGCCTGTAGCTTGGTCACCAGATGGGGCAGTTGAACAAGGATGAGCGCCGGATTCCGGCGTTCAATTCGCTGGCTGTAGCGGGTCGCTGCCGATCTTGGACAAAAGGATCACCGCCTGGGTGCGGCTGTCGACGCCGAGCTTCTGCAGGATGGCGGAGACATGCGCCTTGATCGTCGCCTCGGAGACGCCGAGTTCATAGGCGATCTGCTTGTTGAGCAGGCCTTCCGCCAGCATGCCGAGCACGCGGGTCTGCTGTGGCGTTAGGGCGCGCAGCCGCTTGATCAGGTCCGATATTTCGGGATCGCGTTCGACGCCGAGGTCAACGCCGGTGGGTGCAGCGATATCGCCAGCAAGCACCGACTGCACGGCGTTGCGGATTTCTTCCATGCTGGCCGATTTGGAGATGAAGCCGGACGCGCCGAGATCGAGCGCGCGCCTGATGGTTGCTGGATCGTCATGCGCGGAAACCACGACCAGCGGCACCGCCGGATGGATGCCGCGCAGCGAGATCAGGCCGGAGAGGCCGCTGGCGCCCGGCATGGACAGGTCGAGCAGCACAAGATCGACATCTTCGTTGGCCACAACCAGCGCCTTGGCGGTATCGAAATCGCCGGCCTCGTGGATGACAGCGACATTGCCGATGCCGGCAAGTGCCTCGCGCAGCGCGCCGCGAAACAGCGGGTGATCGTCGGCGATGACGAAAGTATAGCCTGACGGCAAATGTCCCTCCCCGAATCCCGTCGATGATTTTTGAGCTTTTCGGGACCAGTTGGACGATTATGAGGGGCGGCGCGCTGTTTTCAAGCGGCAAAACCAGCGCGCCGTGTTTTCCCTACTTTTGGCAGCTCAGGTCTTCTGCGAATTGAGCTGGGCGCCGCCGCCATTGTCCTTGTCCATATCCTTGACGATGCCCATGAAGCCCTTCATGAAGCGTTCCATGTAGCTCATCGTCTTGTCGAAATCCTCCTCGCTCGGTAGCTTCGATTCGAGGCGAGCGGAGAGCGAATTCTCCAGCTTGGTGACGCGCTCGTCCATGGCCTTCATCGAGGTCTGCAAGCGGTCGATCTCGTCCTGGTAAGCGGCGCGTTCGTCGGCCGCCACCTTGCAGACGAGTTGGCCGGAGTGTTCCTCGCAGATCGACATCGCGCCGGTCTGCGTGTCCATGCGGACATAGCCATTGGCGGATTTTTCCAGCCGGTAGCGGTCGGTTTCTTCCGAATATGCTGAAGCCGCGACCAGCGAAACCAGTGCGGCGGGGATCAAGATGTGTTGCAGACGCATGTTGTCCTCCATGGCCAAGGCCTGAAATATCGCATGTTTGCGCCGGAAATGGGGAAGACCCTTGGCATGGCCTTTCCCGCACGACTGGTTCGGAATCTTTTTGACGCAATTCCGGACGGAAAACCGTTTCACACTTTTCCTGGAATTGCTCTATAGCGCAAACATGTCTCAGTTTATCTACAAGATAACCCCGCAAGCGCTTTGGCGCGAGGCCGAAACCAAGGGCCGCTTCACCGGCGCGCCGATCGACATCGCCGACGGCTTCATCCATTTCTCGACGGCGGCGCAGGCCCGGGAAACGGCGGCAAAGCATTTTTCCGGCCAGGGCGACCTTTTGCTGGTTGCCATCGACGGCGCCAGCCTGGGCGACGCCCTGAAATACGAGGTGTCGCGCGGCGGCGCGCTGTTTCCGCATCTTTACGGCGTGCTGGAGCTGAAAGCGGTATCGTGGGTCAAGCCGCTGCCGCTTGGCGCCGACGGCGTGCACCAGTTCCCGGCGCTGGAGGGGCAATGAGCGTGCTCGACCGGCTCGGCCAAAAACTGCTGTTCACCTTCGATCCGGAAACCGCGCATGGCATGTCGATCGCTGCGCTGCGCTGCGGCCTGCCGGTCGGCGCGCGGACGGTGCGCGACATCAGGCTGAAGGTCAGCCTTTGCGGGATCGATTTCCCCAACCCGCTTGGCATGGCGGCCGGCTATGACAAGAACGCCGAAGTGCCCGACGCGCTACTTGGCCTCGGCTTTGGTTTCGCCGAGGTCGGTACGGTCACGCCGCTGCCGCAGGCCGGCAATCCGAAGCCGCGCATCTTCCGGCTGACGGCGGACGAGGCAGTGATCAACCGGCTGGGCTTCAACAATGAAGGCCATGCCGCAGCCGAAAAACGCCTTGCCGCCCGCAAGGGGCGCCCTGGTATTGTCGGCGTCAACATCGGCGCCAACAAGGACAGTGCTGACCGCATCGGCGACTATGAGCGCGGCGTTACCCTTTTTGCTGCTTATGCAAGCTACCTGACCGTGAACATCTCCTCGCCCAACACGCCCGGCCTGCGCAACATGCAGGCGCGCGAGCAGCTCGGCGAACTCCTGTCGCGGGTCATGGCCGCGCGGGCCGCCGCAACAGTTCAACCGCCCATCTTTCTCAAGATCGCACCGGACCTGGTCGAGGCCGAGTTGGAGGACATCGCCGCCGAGGTCGTTGAAAAACGGATTGACGGCGTCATCGTCTCCAACACCACCATCTCGCGGCCGGCATTGCGCAGCACCGGCGCCGCCGGAGAGACCGGCGGGCTTTCGGGAAAACCGCTGTTCAAACGCTCGACCATCGTGCTGGCCAAGATGCGCAAGCTGCTCGGCCCGGATATGGCCATCATCGGCGTCGGCGGCGTCGATTCCGCCGAGACCGCGCTGGAGAAGATCCGTGCGGGTGCGGATCTCGTCCAGCTCTACACCAGCATGATCTATGCCGGACCGGCGCTGCCGGGCCGGATCGTCGCCGGGATGGCGCGGTTTGCCGAGACGGAACGGCTGAAGTCAATTCGCGAACTGCGCGACAGCCGTCTTGACCAGTGGGCGTCGAAGCCACTCAGCTGAACGCCGTGCGCATCCGCAGCCGCAGAATCGCCAGCAGGCTGAAGCCGCGCACCAGCAGGAAAACGTGCAGCGCCGCCCACAGGCCGTGATTGCCGAAGGCCGGCGCAAGCGTCAACAATGCGGCTGCGAAGGCCAGGAACGACAGCAGCATCATGTTTCGCATGTCACGCGACCAGGTCGCGCCGATGAAGACACCATCCATCTGGAACGCCAGCACGCCGCTGAGCGCGGTGAACGCCGCCCAGGGCAAATACATGTCGGCGACCGAGCGCACCTCCTGCGAGGTCGTGACGACGGCGACCAGATTGGCACCGGCCACGAGCAGCACCAGCGTTGCGGCGCCGGCCAGTCCAAAGCCCCAGAACAGGGTCAGCCGCACCGCCTGACGGAAGGGATGCTCGGCGCGCGCGCCGATGGCCCGGCCGACGAGCTGCTCGGCGGCAGTGGCAAAACCATCGAGGAAATAGCCGGCGACGAGGAAGAAATTCATCAAGACCGCATTGGCGGCCAGCGTCACCGTGCCGAACTGCGCGCCCTGGCGCGTGAACAGCGCGAAGGCGGCGAGCAGCGAGAACGAGCGGATCATGATGTCGCGGTTGAGCGACAGCATGTGCAGGAAGGCTGATATGTCGAGTAGCCGATGGCGTGGCAAGGCTGGCGTTGCGCGGAAGCGACGGATTACGATAGCCAGGCCAAGCAGCATGGCCAGGAACTCGCCAGTGACGGTCGCCCAGGCGACGCCGGCAACGCCCCAGCCGAGCTTCAGGCCAAGCAGGAAGCAGAGCGCGATGTTGATGCCGTTGAGCACCAGCTGCAGCACGAGGCCGAGCCCGCCCTCGCCGCGCCCAAGGACATAGCCGAGGATGGCATAGTTGATCAGCGAGAAGGGTGCGGCAAGCAGCCTGATCTTGATGTAGATGCCCATCGCCTCGCTGACGTGCGGTCCGGCGTCCATGAACCACTCGCCACCGACGGCGATCAGTGGCGAAAGCGCCGCCAGCACGACGCCGGCGACAATGGCAATGAGCACGGCGCGCCAGAACACGGCCTGCTCCTCAAGCGCATCGCCACGCCCGAAAGCCTGGGCGACGAGACCGGTGGTGCCGGAGCGCAGGAAGTTGAAGCTGGCGAAGACGACGTCAAAGATCAACGCACCCGCCGCCAGGCCGCCGAGCAAGGCGGCGTCGCCAAACTGGCCGATCACAGCCGTGTCGACCAGGCCAAGCATCGGCGTCGTCAGATAGGCGAGCGTCATCGGCACCGCTATGGCGAGCACGGAACGGTTGGTGACGACAAAAGATCTGGCGTCGGCTGGGGTTGCACCCTTGTCCAAGGGATTGCTGCCTTGCTGATTTGCTGCTTGATCGAGGAGCCGATGTGCCCCATTTTCCGGGCACCGCGCAATCATTCTTCCCGTGACGGCCAACCGAAATCCCGGTCTGGCGCGAAGCCGCCGGATCCTGTTCATGCCCCTGCAGATCGTCCACCACCCCGACTACGACGCCGGCTTCGCCACCAACCATCGCTTCCCGATGAGCAAGTATCCGCTGCTGATGGAGGCCTTGCGCGCACGCGGCCTGGCCGGAGCCAATGCGCTCAACACAGCCGAACCGGCGCCGGCCTCATGGCTGAAGCTTGCCCATGCGGCCGACTATGTCGATCAGGTCATCAGTTGTTGCGTGCCTGAAAAGATCGAACGCGAGATCGGCTTTCCGGTCGGACCCCGCGTTTCGCTGCGCGCGCAGCTTGCCACCGGCGGCACGGTGCTGGCGGCGCGGCTGGCCTTGCGCCACGGCATTGCCTGCAACACCGCCGGCGGCAGCCATCATGCGCGGCGCGCGCAAGGTGCCGGCTTCTGCACCTTCAACGATGTCGCCGTCGCCTCGCTGGTGCTGCTCGAAGAGGGTGCGGCGCAAAACATCCTGGTCGTCGATCTCGACGTGCACCAAGGCGACGGCACGGCGGGTATCCTCGCCGGTGATCCGCGCGTGTTCACCTTTTCCATGCATGGCGACCGCAACTACCCCGTGCGCAAGATCGCCTCCGATCTCGACATTGCATTGCCCGACGGCACGGGCGATGCCGCCTATCTCGAAAGGCTCGCCGCCATCCTGCCCGAGCTATCCGTCAAAGCGCGCTGGGATATCGTCTTCTACAATGCCGGCGTCGACGTCCATGCGCAGGACCGGCTCGGCAGGCTGGCGCTTTCCAATGACGGGCTGCGTGGCCGCGATACGATGGTGATCGATCATTTCCGCGCGATCGGCATTCCCGTCTGCGGCGTCATCGGCGGCGGCTATTCCACTGACGTGCCCGCCCTTGCCGCGCGCCACGCCATCCTGTTCGAGGTCGCCTCGAACTACGCCTGAGAGATCACTTTCGGTAGTTGGCAAGTCTCAGCAGGATGAAGGCGGGGACAACGATCGCGGCACCAAGCAGGATATAGCCGAGGAAACGATCGATGGCGTGGAAGCCCAGGTTCCAAAGGTCCATGAAGAATTTCTGGATCGCATAGAACACATCCCACGGCGACCAGCCGAAGGCATGCATGACGAGGCCGACGAGGAACGACACCACCAGCAGCTTCAGGATCACCCTGAGCGGCGAGTCGCCGAGAAAGCGTGTCAGTGCGGACAAGGCCTGTCTCCAGATTCAGGTGCCCAGACTCAAGTGTTCAGACTCAAGGGCACGGCCCAGAGATACGTGCTTGGTGGCGATCCATCAAGCCAAGCGGTTCCAGGCACGCGGCACGGTGCGTCGATCCAGCGGTTGCAGCTACATCCCGGCAGCCTGGGGAAGTCCGCAATGCTCCAGCATCTGGCCGATCGGCGAACTCGCCGGAATGGCACGGCCCTTCATCCACCGGCTGAGCGCATGATCGAACAAATGGATGCACAGGGTGCGCGGCGTTCCGATATCGGCAAGCGAGAGATGCGGATCGACCAGCAAGGCGACCTGATGATGGCTGACCGGGTAGAAGACGTCGATCGGCGCGGCGTGATGAAGCGTACCTGCCTCGCGGGCAAAGTAGGTGATTGCCTCCGGACCCAGCTTGCCCCAGCCGTAGTTGGAGATATGGATCGGCAGGCCGATCAACTTGCGGATCCTGTGACGCCGAACCTTTGAGCGGTTGAGCCACGGCAAGATGTAATAGGGATCCTCTGTGATCTTCAGCATCTCGGACAGTGTTTTGCTGCCAGCAGGCAATTTCAGCACGGCGCCATTAAGCTCGTCGCTCGTCTGGTAGCCGAAAATATAGTCCTGCTTCGGGATTGGCCTGATGCAAAAGACGTCGCAGTCGACATACAGGCCCAACCCGGCCTCCAGGATCTTCAAGCGGTAAAGATTGGAAAAGAGCGACGGGCTTCCATTCGACTTGTAGTAGACGATCCTGTCCCTCGACATCAGTTTCGAGGCATCGACGGTTTCCACACCGGGCGGAATATTGCGTGGGATGTCATAGCAATGGAGAACCATCCGGTGCCCCGCCAGCACGAAGGAGCGCAGGCAGGCTGCATGAAGATCATCCAGGGACGCGCCGATCCAGACGGCGTTGACAACGGGCTCGATGGCATCGTCCGGCCGTGCT
Protein-coding regions in this window:
- a CDS encoding histone deacetylase family protein, whose protein sequence is MPLQIVHHPDYDAGFATNHRFPMSKYPLLMEALRARGLAGANALNTAEPAPASWLKLAHAADYVDQVISCCVPEKIEREIGFPVGPRVSLRAQLATGGTVLAARLALRHGIACNTAGGSHHARRAQGAGFCTFNDVAVASLVLLEEGAAQNILVVDLDVHQGDGTAGILAGDPRVFTFSMHGDRNYPVRKIASDLDIALPDGTGDAAYLERLAAILPELSVKARWDIVFYNAGVDVHAQDRLGRLALSNDGLRGRDTMVIDHFRAIGIPVCGVIGGGYSTDVPALAARHAILFEVASNYA
- a CDS encoding galactosyltransferase Lgt5, which produces MGREHPEARPDDAIEPVVNAVWIGASLDDLHAACLRSFVLAGHRMVLHCYDIPRNIPPGVETVDASKLMSRDRIVYYKSNGSPSLFSNLYRLKILEAGLGLYVDCDVFCIRPIPKQDYIFGYQTSDELNGAVLKLPAGSKTLSEMLKITEDPYYILPWLNRSKVRRHRIRKLIGLPIHISNYGWGKLGPEAITYFAREAGTLHHAAPIDVFYPVSHHQVALLVDPHLSLADIGTPRTLCIHLFDHALSRWMKGRAIPASSPIGQMLEHCGLPQAAGM
- a CDS encoding MDR family MFS transporter — translated: MINTLFPSWRAAPRPALLGLLLFFCAGFADGALVPFFPLWASSEAGIPVGAIGLLFGCYAGGELLAAPLIGGIADRVGRRPVLIVSSLGVGAGFLALFFVHGVVAAAIVLLLTGICESVLHPTILTVIADVTAPSAHPRWFSLAHVSSSAGQILGPACGALLALASLRSVFLAGGTMLVLGGIVMLFALNETIGIGRAIDDDRHDGEADEEEEEGLSALLPAFRDGRLAKLLLWVVLFEVAGNWIEAVIPLYAHDAGTLTASGVGALFAYAAALMVGLQMLVSRMVEARSALWLTVGAGLATILAFALLAASSAMLALIGAVSLCSIAQMLVGPLVPTAVNALAPPARRASYMAASSVAVDLKDSLGPSIGTALYALAPRLPWIAGIPLVAIASLGLGAAIGRARRSASESRQDSNAEAIDSEQPPVAWSPDGAVEQG
- a CDS encoding DUF6460 domain-containing protein — its product is MSALTRFLGDSPLRVILKLLVVSFLVGLVMHAFGWSPWDVFYAIQKFFMDLWNLGFHAIDRFLGYILLGAAIVVPAFILLRLANYRK
- a CDS encoding DUF952 domain-containing protein; this encodes MSQFIYKITPQALWREAETKGRFTGAPIDIADGFIHFSTAAQARETAAKHFSGQGDLLLVAIDGASLGDALKYEVSRGGALFPHLYGVLELKAVSWVKPLPLGADGVHQFPALEGQ
- a CDS encoding quinone-dependent dihydroorotate dehydrogenase yields the protein MSVLDRLGQKLLFTFDPETAHGMSIAALRCGLPVGARTVRDIRLKVSLCGIDFPNPLGMAAGYDKNAEVPDALLGLGFGFAEVGTVTPLPQAGNPKPRIFRLTADEAVINRLGFNNEGHAAAEKRLAARKGRPGIVGVNIGANKDSADRIGDYERGVTLFAAYASYLTVNISSPNTPGLRNMQAREQLGELLSRVMAARAAATVQPPIFLKIAPDLVEAELEDIAAEVVEKRIDGVIVSNTTISRPALRSTGAAGETGGLSGKPLFKRSTIVLAKMRKLLGPDMAIIGVGGVDSAETALEKIRAGADLVQLYTSMIYAGPALPGRIVAGMARFAETERLKSIRELRDSRLDQWASKPLS
- a CDS encoding response regulator gives rise to the protein MPSGYTFVIADDHPLFRGALREALAGIGNVAVIHEAGDFDTAKALVVANEDVDLVLLDLSMPGASGLSGLISLRGIHPAVPLVVVSAHDDPATIRRALDLGASGFISKSASMEEIRNAVQSVLAGDIAAPTGVDLGVERDPEISDLIKRLRALTPQQTRVLGMLAEGLLNKQIAYELGVSEATIKAHVSAILQKLGVDSRTQAVILLSKIGSDPLQPAN
- a CDS encoding MATE family efflux transporter, with the translated sequence MDKGATPADARSFVVTNRSVLAIAVPMTLAYLTTPMLGLVDTAVIGQFGDAALLGGLAAGALIFDVVFASFNFLRSGTTGLVAQAFGRGDALEEQAVFWRAVLIAIVAGVVLAALSPLIAVGGEWFMDAGPHVSEAMGIYIKIRLLAAPFSLINYAILGYVLGRGEGGLGLVLQLVLNGINIALCFLLGLKLGWGVAGVAWATVTGEFLAMLLGLAIVIRRFRATPALPRHRLLDISAFLHMLSLNRDIMIRSFSLLAAFALFTRQGAQFGTVTLAANAVLMNFFLVAGYFLDGFATAAEQLVGRAIGARAEHPFRQAVRLTLFWGFGLAGAATLVLLVAGANLVAVVTTSQEVRSVADMYLPWAAFTALSGVLAFQMDGVFIGATWSRDMRNMMLLSFLAFAAALLTLAPAFGNHGLWAALHVFLLVRGFSLLAILRLRMRTAFS